From Paenibacillus sp. V4I7, one genomic window encodes:
- a CDS encoding MerR family transcriptional regulator has translation MYSIGQAAELTGFSIDTLRYYEKIGLMKPPKRGPGGLRSYSEDDVRQLSSLHCLKKTGLSLDEMKTFLQEGRCFANPAFPLSVEDRETIESRVQILSEHMVRMEAQYLALANIIEETREKLDFYNGIIEKEAVKK, from the coding sequence ATGTATTCGATCGGGCAAGCGGCGGAGTTAACGGGTTTCAGCATCGATACGCTCAGGTATTACGAGAAGATCGGTTTGATGAAGCCGCCAAAGAGAGGGCCGGGGGGCCTAAGATCGTATAGTGAGGATGACGTGCGGCAGCTTTCTTCCTTGCACTGCCTGAAGAAGACTGGGTTGTCGCTAGACGAGATGAAGACGTTTTTGCAGGAAGGACGATGCTTCGCGAATCCTGCGTTCCCGCTAAGCGTCGAAGACAGGGAGACTATCGAAAGCCGAGTGCAAATTCTTTCGGAGCATATGGTCAGAATGGAAGCGCAGTACTTAGCGTTGGCGAACATAATCGAAGAAACGAGAGAGAAGTTGGATTTCTACAATGGGATCATTGAAAAGGAGGCAGTGAAAAAATGA
- a CDS encoding NADPH-dependent F420 reductase — translation MKIASIGSGNMGGTLGKQWAALGHRVMFGSRDPHSEKMKLLLQVAGANAQVGTIMEAVAFGEVILLAVLPGDVERVLAEAGDLDGKILINCTNRYDGASSDAEVRRLARNARVVRAFHTLPWEVLANPRYEAGTATAFLSGEDPAAVEVVAKLASDIGLDPVEIGGPDAMAKAETAIGMIWSILVPKFGREYSLSVLRR, via the coding sequence ATGAAAATCGCTTCGATTGGTTCTGGGAATATGGGCGGGACATTAGGCAAACAATGGGCCGCTCTTGGACATCGCGTGATGTTCGGCTCGAGGGATCCTCATAGCGAGAAGATGAAGCTCTTGCTGCAAGTCGCCGGCGCTAACGCGCAGGTCGGCACGATCATGGAAGCAGTCGCGTTCGGCGAGGTGATCCTGTTGGCCGTTCTGCCCGGTGATGTGGAGCGCGTGCTGGCCGAGGCAGGGGATCTGGACGGTAAAATCCTCATAAATTGTACCAACCGATACGACGGTGCGTCCTCGGACGCCGAGGTGCGGCGTCTCGCACGGAATGCGCGCGTCGTCCGTGCTTTCCACACGCTGCCCTGGGAAGTGCTCGCGAACCCTCGGTATGAAGCGGGTACCGCGACGGCTTTCTTAAGCGGGGAAGACCCCGCAGCAGTGGAAGTAGTCGCCAAGTTGGCAAGCGATATCGGGCTCGATCCGGTTGAAATCGGCGGTCCGGACGCGATGGCGAAGGCAGAAACGGCGATAGGGATGATCTGGAGCATACTCGTTCCCAAGTTCGGGCGGGAATACAGCCTTAGCGTACTAAGGCGTTAG